One genomic segment of Oncorhynchus mykiss isolate Arlee chromosome 10, USDA_OmykA_1.1, whole genome shotgun sequence includes these proteins:
- the hpda gene encoding 4-hydroxyphenylpyruvate dioxygenase — protein sequence MTTYTDKGEKPEKGKFVKFHHVTFWVGNAKQAAVFYCDKMGFEPVAYKGLETGSREVVSHVIKQDKILFVFESALNPGNEEMGEHLMKHGDGVKDIAFQVEDLEFLIKKAKERGAVVVKEPWIEQDSYGKVKCAVVQTYGDTTHTLIEYLSPYKGLFLPGYNAPVVKDCLLPKLPPGLLNFIDHIVGNQPDDAMVPVSDWYQNCLLFHRFWSIDDKQIHTQYSALRSIVVTNYEETIKMPINEPAPGVKKSQIQEYCDYNGGPGVQHIALNTSDIIQAIVNLRARGMDFLAAPDAYYESLRENLKTSKIKVKEDLKRLQELKILVDFDDKGYLLQIFTKPVQDRPTLFLEVIQRHNHFGFGAGNFKSLFEAIEKDQDARGNLTVYN from the exons ATG ACTACCTACACAGATAAAGGGGAGAAG CCCGAGAAGGGAAAATTCGTAAAGTTCCACCACGTGACCTTTTGGGTGGGCAATGCCAAACAG GCGGCTGTGTTCTACTGTGACAAGATGGGCTTTGAGCCAGTGGCCTACAAGGGTCTGGAGACCGGCAGCCGAGAGGTGGTGTCCCATGTCATTAAACAGGATAAG ATATTATTTGTCTTCGAATCTGCTCTGAATCCAGGAAATGAAG AAATGGGGGAACACTTGATGAAGCACGGGGATGGGGTCAAAGACATTGCTTTCCAAGTGGAGGACCTTGAATTCTTAATCAAG AAAGCTAAAGAACGAGGAGCGGTGGTGGTCAAGGAGCCTTGGATTGAGCAAGATAGCTACGGCAAAGTCAAGTGTGCTGTCGTTCAGACg TATGGTGATACAACACACACTCTCATTGAGTACCTGAGTCCCTACAAAGGCCTGTTTCTGCCCGGATACAACGCACCTGTGGTAAAGGACTGCCTGCTACCCAAACT GCCGCCAGGACTCCTGAACTTCATCGATCACATTGTGGGAAACCAACCAGACGATGCAATGGTGCCCGTGTCAGACTG GTATCAGAACTGCTTGCTGTTTCACCGGTTCTGGTCGATAGATGACAAACAGATCCACACACAATACAGCGCCCTGAGGTCCATCGTAGTGACCAACTATGAGGAGACCATCAAGATGCCAATCAACGAACCTGCTCCTGGCGTGAAGAAGTCGCAAATCCAG GAGTATTGTGACTACAATGGAGGGCCTGGTGTCCAGCACATCGCCCTGAACACATCCGACATCATTCAAGCT ATCGTGAACCTCCGAGCCCGGGGGATGGACTTCCTGGCAGCCCCTGATGCTTACTATGAGAGCCTGAGGGAGAACCTCAAGACATCCAAGATCAAGGTGAAGGAGGACCTCAAGAGGCTACAG GAACTGAAAATCTTAGTTGACTTCGATGACAAGGGCTACCTGCTCCAAATCTTCACCAAACCCGTGCAGGACCGACCAACCCTTTTTTTGGAAGTCATTCAGCGTCACAACCACTTT GGCTTCGGGGCAGGAAACTTCAAGTCTCTGTTCGAGGCCATTGAGAAGGACCAGGATGCTAGGGGCAACCTGACCGTTTACAACTAA